In the genome of Palaemon carinicauda isolate YSFRI2023 chromosome 20, ASM3689809v2, whole genome shotgun sequence, one region contains:
- the LOC137659629 gene encoding uncharacterized protein, giving the protein MQLLQIVLVMGCCAAWSEGQSFSFSFGTEIGPETVTSKSPRRASAIPNLPDPDEFEFPKRAGPSATNEIGKSPCPRGQRGFSCRQQLALDALTCTNGQCLRCRQGCDSLSPSEWPICCRDHFLCCREVASSCQQCNTPQLVPFCTAAFKRCF; this is encoded by the exons ATGCAGCTGCTCCAAATCGTGTTGGTCATGGGTTGCTGTGCAGCCTGGTCCGAAGGACAGAGCTTCTCTTTCTCCTTCGGCACGGAAATCGGACCGGAAACCGTCACTTCCAAGAGTCCACGCAGGGCCTCGGCCATCCCTAATCTGCCGGATCCTGACGAATTCGAATTCCCCAAGAGGGCAGGGCCTTCG GCTACGAATGAGATTGGCAAAAGTCCCTGCCCCAGAGGACAGAGAGGTTTCTCCTGCAGACAACAGCTAGCTTTGGATGCCCTTACTTGCACAAATG GTCAGTGTCTGAGATGTCGCCAGGGATGCGATTCTCTCTCCCCATCCGAATGGCCAATCTGCTGCCGCGATCACTTCCTCTGTTGCCGAGAGGTGGCCTCTTCGTGTCAACAGTGCAACACTCCGCAGCTGGTTCCCTTCTGCACGGCTGCTTTTAAGAGATGCTTCTAA